The Streptomyces noursei ATCC 11455 sequence CCGAGGGGTCCCCCGTCGTACCCGACCCACGCCGAACGGGGCCAATCAGGACATACCCGATATCGAGCGGCAAGTACCGCCTTCAACCGTGCACTGTGGCACAAATGGCCCATATCCCGGCAAAGTGTCGCCGTGTCGCGCACACCCGCGGAACGGCGGAGCCCGACGGCCCACCGCGAGCGCCACCGGCCCGCGCCCACGAAGGCACACCGGACGGCGCCCCGGCCCGCTACAGCCGGGCGCCCGGGATCCCGACCGCGGGCCTGGAGCCCAGCCGGCGCATCACCTCGGCGACCGCCGGGCGGTCCTGGTCCAGCCAGTCCACCTCGCGCTCCTCGCCGGGCCGCAGCCAGCGCAGCTCGTCGTGGTCCTGGAGCGTCTCCGGCCGGCCGGAGACCAGCCGGGCGGTCCACACCTGGAGCACGAAGCCGGGCCGCAGCACCCACTCACCCGGGATCCGCTCCACGGGGGCGACGTCCACGCCCAGCTCCTCGCGCAGCTCGCGGACCAGCGCCTGCTCCGGCGTCTCGCCGTCCTCCACCTTGCCGCCGGGCAGCTCCCAGCGGCCGGCCAACGCGGGCGGCGCGCTCCGTCGGGCGGCCAGCAACCGCCCCCGCTCACACACCGCACCGCCCACCACTACGCGCACCGTCGTCATGCGCGGCAGCCTACGTCCCCCGCCGGACTCCCGCTCCCCGCTCCGCTCCCCTCATGCCACTCCTTACGAGGCCCCCTGCCCGACCCGCTCGACCACGTAGAGCCGCTGATTGCCACGGGTGTCCAGGCGCTCGGCGACCCGCTCCGCCTCCGCTCGGGTGGCATAGCGGCCGACGCGATAGCGGTTACCGCCTTCGTCCTGGCGGATGACGAGCCAGGGCAGCGCGGTCTCGTTATCGGTCATTGCGCCCCTCCGTCCGCCGCGCAGCGCGCCGCGGCGGCGCGCCCCTCCTGTGCTGATGCCGAAATCGCAATCCGCATATGCCCGAGCCTACGCCCGACCTTCACGCACCGGTTATGGATTTACACAAAGAGAAACCGAACCGGCCACTCGCGGGCCCTGGGTGCACCAGGGGCGGCCCGCGAGTGGCCGGTGAAGGTTTGTGCGCTGAGGGAAGAAAGCGCGCCGCGAACGGCCGCTCAGGCGGTGGTCGGGGCCTTGTCGCCCTCGGCCTCCCCGGCGCTCTCCTCCGCGGCCAGTTCGGCCTCGACGGCGACCAGCGAGGGGTTGCGCCAGGCGCTGCGCACGCCCCAGTAGTAGAAGGCGAGCGCGATCACCGCGACCACCGCGAGGTCGAGGCCCGGCGGCAGGTAGCCCTTGCCGCCGAACTCCTTGCCGCCCAGGTAGGAGACGGCCGCCATGACCACCAGGTAGACCACCATCCAGGCGCCCGCCTTCAGGTGCGGCAGCAGCTCCCGCAGCGGGCTGCGGCCCTGCCTCCACGGCCGGACGATCTCGTACCACGCCCAGACCGGCAGGCCGATGGCCATGATGAAGATGACCTTGCCGGTGAGCGGCCACTTACCCCAGTACAGGACCAGCGAACCGAAGATCATCGCGATCGGCGCGATGACCGGCATGGCGCGCAGCTTCACCGGCCGCTTCATCTGCGGCGCCAGCCGCCGCAGACCCATCACCGCGACCGGCCCGGTGATGTACGAGATGACGGTCGCGACCGAGACGATCTCGGCGAGCGAACCCCAGCCGCGGAAGACCGCGAGGAACATGAACGCGACGACGAGGTTGAGCACCAGCGCCGGGCGCGGAATGCCGGTCTTGGCGTCCACCTTGCCGAAGACGCCCGGCAGGTGACCGTTCTCCTGGACACCCTGGATCATGCGCGAGGTGGTGGCGGCGTAGATCATGCCCGTGCCGGACGGCGAGACGAACGCGTCCGCGTACAGCAGCAGCGCCAGCCAGTTCAGACCCCAGGCGAGGCCCAGCTCGGCGAGCGGCGAGTGGTAGGACAGACCGCCCCAGCCCTTGCTCAGGTCGGCGGCGGGCACCGCGAAGAGGAAGGCGACCTGCAGCGCGAGGTAGATGACCAGCGCGATGACGATCGAGAAGGCGACGGCCTTGGGCAGCGAACGGCCCGGGTTGCGCGCCTCACCGGCGAGGTTGAGCGGCGACTGGAAGCCGTTGTAGGCCCAGACGATGCCGGAGAGCGCCACACAGCTGAAGACCGCGCTCCAGCCGTTGGGGGCGAAGCCGCCGGCGCGCTGGATGTTGCTGGTGTCGAAGTGCGCGAAGATCAGGGCGCCCGCGGTGAGGATCGGCACCACGACCTTGAAGACCGTGATCGCGGTGTTGGTCTTGGCGAACAGCGAGACCGCGAACCAGTTCATGAAGAAGTAGAAGATCAGCAGGACGCTGGCCACCGCGACACCGGAGCCGGTGAGCTCCGTGCCGTCGTACAGCGCCTTCGCCCAGCCGAACTCCCAGGAGCTCATGTACTGGACCGAGGCGGTGGCCTCGCCCGGGATCACCGAGACGATGGCGATCCAGTTGGCCCAGGCCGCCAGATAGCCCGCGAGCGAGCCGTGCGAGTACTGGCCGTAGCGGACCATGCCGCCCGCCTTGGGGAACATCGAGCCGAGCTCGGTGTAGGTCAGCGCGATGGTCAGGGCGACGACCGCGCCGATGACCCAGGCGATGATCGCGGCCGGACCGGCGATGGCGGCGGCGCGCTCGGCCCCGAACAGCCAGCCGGAACCGATGATGGACCCGAGACCAGTGGCGGTCAGGGCGATGGTCCCGAGGGACCGACGGTAATTCGACGAGTGCGAGCCCTGCTCCGCACTCGTCGTCTTCGTCGTGGTCACGTGCTGGTCTCCTGATCTTCCCCCGTGCCGTGCACAAACTTCGCCATCGTATGAGCGAATCCGAAGATCCGGTTCCCACACCGGCCAAAAAATCCCGCCGAGTTGAGCCTCTGTGAGGTTTCCAACACCGATATCCGGACGACTTTCTGGAGCGAACTCCCGCAAATCGGACAGCAAAGTCGGCCGAATGTCATGCCCAACAGACTTTGCGGATAGCGCAGGATCCCCATACCGGCCGTCGACTTGACGAACACAGGGAGTGCGCAGGGCGCTCACCGGCCCCCGGAACGCCCCCGAAGACCGCCGCCTTCCCCGCCCCACCGGCGGCCGGGCGACCGACCGGTCACTTCACCGGCAGGTGGTAGGCCACCCGATGGCGCGCCGCGAGCGCGATCACGTCCGCCGTCTCGACCGGCCGGCCGCCCGCGAAGTACGTGCGCGAGATGACCAGCACCGCATGGCCCGGCACCCCGCCCAGCGCCATCGCCTCCTCGGCCAGGCCCGGCCGCGCCCCGACCTCCTCGACGACGTTGTCCACCACCACGTCGATGGCCGCCATCCGCTCGACCACCCCGCGCCCCGCCAGCGGGCCCTCCTCGGGCAGCATCACCGGCGTGCGCCCCGTGATCTCCAGCGGCTCCCAGGAGGTGGAGAGCATCGACGGCTCCCCCTCCGCGCGGAACACGTACCGCGTGCGCATCACACGGGCGCCCACCGGGATCCGCAACCGGGCCGCCACCGCCGAACCGGCCGCCTCCTGCTCACTGTTGGACTCCCAGGTGCCCCGCACCCGCTCGTCCGTCTGCTCCTGGCGGAACGGCGTGCACCCCAGGGTGTGGTAGCCGCCGCGGGCGATCCGGCGCGGCACCGGATGCTCCCGCACATACGTCCCGGACCCGGACCGGCCCTCCACCAGACCCTCGGCCATCAGAACCTTGCGCGCCTCCAGCGCGACGGTGTCCGAGACGCCGTACTCCTCACGGATGCGGGCCTGGGAAGGGAGCCGGGTGTGCGGGGCCAGCACCCCGTCGACGATCTTCTGACGCAGGTCACCGGCGACGCGGAGGTACGCGGGCTGCTCACCGAAAGGCACAGGCCCCTCCCAACAGCTTGACAGTCAGCGACAGCGTGGCAACCGCGCGTCGCCGACCGCAAGCTCTGGCCAAATCTTCACTACCGGCAATGAATGCAGCTCAACGCCGCCTCATGTGCCCACCCCATCCGCACCGAAACACCCGTTCCACCACGGTCCGTGGCTGTCTGTCCGTGACCGGCCGTGCCACCATCGTCACCGACCAGAAAGGGGCCGCGATGCCGACCGAGAACGCCGCCGTCAGCTCCCTCCGGCCGATGCCCGACGACTGGCAGCGGGCACTGGCCGTCGTCGCCCACCCCGACGACCTCGAATACGGTGCGGCGGCCGCCATCGCCGAATGGGCCGACGCCGGCCGGGAGATCCGCTACCTCCTGGTCACCCGCGGCGAGGCCGGCATCGACGGCCTGGCGCCGCCCGCGTGCGCTGCGGTCCGCGAGGCCGAGCAGCGCGCCGCCGCGGCCCATGTCGGCGCGCACACCGTCGAGTTCCTCGACGGCCACCGGGACGGCGTGATCGAGGCCGGCACGGCGCTCCGCCGCGACCTGGCCGCCGCGGTCCGCCGACACCGCCCCGAGCTGCTGATCACCCTCAACCACCGCGACACCTGGTTCGGCACGCAGTGGAACACCCCCGACCACCGGGTGGTGGGCCGCGCCGTCCTGGACGCCCCGGCCGACGCCGGCAACCGCTGGATCTTCCCCGAACTCACCGACGCCCAGGGCCTCGCCCCCTGGTCCGGCGTCCGCTGGACCGCCGTGGCCGGCTCCCCGCGCCCCACCCACGCCGCCGAAGTGGGCCCCGGCATCCCCCGCGCCGTCGCCTCCCTGGCCGCCCACACCACCTACATCAAGGCGCTCACCGCCCCCGACCAGGACCCGCACGCCTACGCCCGCGACTTCCTCGACCGCTCCTTCGCCAGGGCCGCCGCCCGCCACCACGGCCGCCCCGCGGTCCTCTTCGAGGTGTTCGGGCACTAGCGCCTGTCCGATGGGTCAGGGTCGGCAAGGCCGTGGCGTCTGGTGCGGTGCATCGCAAGGTGCCGGAGCGGCTCGATAGCGGAGTTATTGGGGCGTTTCGGCAACGCGGCGAGGTGCCGTACCAGACGCCACGGACCCGGCCACGACCCATCGGACAGCCCTAGCGGCCCCCACCGGACCAACGGAAACGGAAGGGGCGGGACGCCCCGGCGTCCCGCCCCACTCACCCTTCCCGGTCCGATCCAGCACGTGTCCAGCGGTCGGCGATGGCCGCTGCCATGCCGCTCACGGAGCGAAATCCGGCGGCGGGGAAGTATGGCGCGGGGGCCTCCGCGGCGTCGCCCGGTTCACAGATGGTGCTCGTCCATCAGGCGCATCAGGTTCCGCTTGCGTTTCTGGGCGGTACGCAGGGCGGTGACGTATCCGGTGAACTCCTCCGGCGATTCCAGGCGGCGGTGGCAGTCCCGGATGCTCAGGAGCAGGCTGACGAGCTGTTCGTAGATCGCGTTGCCGGTCTGTGCGGTCAGCGGCTCTACCAGGCGTAGGTAGACGCCGAGCGCGTCGGTGGGGCGGGTGGCTCGGGCGTGGTCGGCGAGGGTGAGCCACTGTCGGTCATCGGCACCGGTCTCGGTGGCGGCCTGCCAGGCGGCGTCGACGTCCTTGTCGTCGAGCAGGGCGTCGACCAGGGCAGGACCACCACACCGGCCCGGTTGCCGCTGCTCCGCGTCGGCACGCAGGAGGGCCAGCGCGCCCTCGCGCTCGGCCGGCCAGCAGTCCGCGGCCCGGGCGGCGGCACGCAGCTGCTGGTACGTGAGCAGGGTGCGGCGGGCGCAGAAGTGATCGCGACGCAGGGCGACGGCCTCGGCGAGCCGCTCCGCCTGTGTGTAACGGTCGCAGAGATGGTCGACGAGGGCGGTGTCGACCGCGGCGAGGTCCCTGGCCTCCCGGATGCCGCGCTCCGCCCAGCACAGGGCCTCGGCGGGGCGCCGGGCGGTGTCCAGCTCGCGAGCGATGACCAGATGCGTGTGCCCGTTCGGCGCGAGGTCGGCCGCATAGACGGCGATCACTGCGTCGACGTCGCCTCCCGCCTTGGCCAGACGCTCCATCAGATACTTCTCCGCCCAGCCACGGCGGTTGCCCTGCCACGCCT is a genomic window containing:
- a CDS encoding (deoxy)nucleoside triphosphate pyrophosphohydrolase: MTTVRVVVGGAVCERGRLLAARRSAPPALAGRWELPGGKVEDGETPEQALVRELREELGVDVAPVERIPGEWVLRPGFVLQVWTARLVSGRPETLQDHDELRWLRPGEEREVDWLDQDRPAVAEVMRRLGSRPAVGIPGARL
- a CDS encoding SPOR domain-containing protein, translating into MTDNETALPWLVIRQDEGGNRYRVGRYATRAEAERVAERLDTRGNQRLYVVERVGQGAS
- a CDS encoding APC family permease is translated as MTTTKTTSAEQGSHSSNYRRSLGTIALTATGLGSIIGSGWLFGAERAAAIAGPAAIIAWVIGAVVALTIALTYTELGSMFPKAGGMVRYGQYSHGSLAGYLAAWANWIAIVSVIPGEATASVQYMSSWEFGWAKALYDGTELTGSGVAVASVLLIFYFFMNWFAVSLFAKTNTAITVFKVVVPILTAGALIFAHFDTSNIQRAGGFAPNGWSAVFSCVALSGIVWAYNGFQSPLNLAGEARNPGRSLPKAVAFSIVIALVIYLALQVAFLFAVPAADLSKGWGGLSYHSPLAELGLAWGLNWLALLLYADAFVSPSGTGMIYAATTSRMIQGVQENGHLPGVFGKVDAKTGIPRPALVLNLVVAFMFLAVFRGWGSLAEIVSVATVISYITGPVAVMGLRRLAPQMKRPVKLRAMPVIAPIAMIFGSLVLYWGKWPLTGKVIFIMAIGLPVWAWYEIVRPWRQGRSPLRELLPHLKAGAWMVVYLVVMAAVSYLGGKEFGGKGYLPPGLDLAVVAVIALAFYYWGVRSAWRNPSLVAVEAELAAEESAGEAEGDKAPTTA
- a CDS encoding GntR family transcriptional regulator, whose amino-acid sequence is MPFGEQPAYLRVAGDLRQKIVDGVLAPHTRLPSQARIREEYGVSDTVALEARKVLMAEGLVEGRSGSGTYVREHPVPRRIARGGYHTLGCTPFRQEQTDERVRGTWESNSEQEAAGSAVAARLRIPVGARVMRTRYVFRAEGEPSMLSTSWEPLEITGRTPVMLPEEGPLAGRGVVERMAAIDVVVDNVVEEVGARPGLAEEAMALGGVPGHAVLVISRTYFAGGRPVETADVIALAARHRVAYHLPVK
- a CDS encoding PIG-L deacetylase family protein, with the translated sequence MPTENAAVSSLRPMPDDWQRALAVVAHPDDLEYGAAAAIAEWADAGREIRYLLVTRGEAGIDGLAPPACAAVREAEQRAAAAHVGAHTVEFLDGHRDGVIEAGTALRRDLAAAVRRHRPELLITLNHRDTWFGTQWNTPDHRVVGRAVLDAPADAGNRWIFPELTDAQGLAPWSGVRWTAVAGSPRPTHAAEVGPGIPRAVASLAAHTTYIKALTAPDQDPHAYARDFLDRSFARAAARHHGRPAVLFEVFGH